In one window of Nocardioides panacisoli DNA:
- the pheS gene encoding phenylalanine--tRNA ligase subunit alpha, translating into MSGPNTDYDPVEVAQLQPEAVDAAREDALAAIAAATDLDALKQVRTDHAGDRSPLALANREIGALPPQARKEAGQRVGKARGEVKQALASREEQLTAEHEARILVEETVDVTLPTDRQPLGARHPLTTGAELIADIFVAMGWEVAEGPVIEAEWLNFDALNLGADHPARTMQDTFWTANSDAEDDLDGGGSGVVLRTHTSPVQARTMLFQEPPIHVVCPGRVFRTDEYDATHSPVFHQVEGLAIDEGITMAHLKGTLDHFAAQMFGPGSRTRFRPSYFPFTEPSAEVDLICFVCNNVDPAECRTCRGEGWIEWGGCGVVNPRVLTACGVDVERYTGFAFGMGIDRTLMFRHGLEDLRVLFEGDVRFTTAFGSEL; encoded by the coding sequence ATGTCCGGTCCCAACACCGACTACGACCCGGTCGAGGTCGCCCAGCTGCAGCCCGAGGCGGTCGACGCCGCCCGGGAGGACGCCCTTGCCGCGATCGCAGCCGCCACCGACCTGGACGCGTTGAAGCAGGTGCGCACCGATCATGCCGGTGACCGCTCGCCGCTGGCCCTGGCCAACCGGGAGATCGGGGCCCTGCCGCCACAGGCACGCAAGGAGGCCGGCCAGCGCGTCGGCAAGGCCCGAGGCGAGGTCAAGCAGGCCCTGGCGTCGCGGGAGGAGCAGCTCACCGCCGAGCACGAGGCCCGCATCCTGGTCGAGGAGACCGTCGACGTCACCCTCCCCACCGACCGGCAGCCCCTCGGCGCCCGGCACCCGTTGACCACCGGCGCCGAGCTGATCGCCGACATCTTCGTCGCGATGGGCTGGGAGGTCGCCGAGGGTCCCGTCATCGAGGCGGAGTGGCTCAACTTCGACGCCCTCAACCTCGGCGCCGACCACCCGGCCCGGACCATGCAGGACACCTTCTGGACCGCCAACTCCGACGCCGAGGACGACCTCGACGGTGGCGGGTCCGGCGTCGTCCTGCGCACCCACACCTCGCCGGTGCAGGCCCGCACGATGCTCTTCCAGGAGCCGCCCATCCACGTCGTGTGCCCCGGTCGGGTCTTCCGCACCGACGAGTACGACGCCACCCACAGCCCCGTCTTCCACCAGGTCGAGGGCCTGGCGATCGACGAGGGCATCACCATGGCGCACCTCAAGGGCACCTTGGACCACTTCGCGGCCCAGATGTTCGGCCCTGGCAGCCGCACCCGCTTCCGCCCGTCGTACTTCCCCTTCACCGAGCCCTCGGCCGAGGTCGACCTGATCTGCTTCGTGTGCAACAACGTCGACCCCGCCGAGTGCCGCACCTGCCGCGGCGAGGGCTGGATCGAGTGGGGCGGCTGCGGCGTGGTCAACCCGCGCGTGCTCACCGCCTGCGGTGTCGATGTCGAGCGCTACACCGGCTTCGCCTTCGGGATGGGCATCGACCGGACCCTGATGTTCCGACACGGACTGGAGGACCTGCGCGTGCTCTTCGAGGGCGACGTCCGCTTCACCACGGCCTTCGGGAGCGAGCTGTGA
- a CDS encoding TrmH family RNA methyltransferase: MTLLGAGNARVKEARKLSRRSVRSERRLFLADGPKAVEGALGVPDCVVEVYATPDAAARYADLLAGTEPVLVDDRALASLSDATTPAGIVAVCHHLDRPLSQVLAPDGRDDSRLVAICADVRDPGNAGTVVRTADAAGAGGVVLAGDSVDAHNPKTVRASVGSVFHVPFALERDPGAAVRAAQRAGLTVLAADGGGEVDLFEADELLAGPTAWLFGNEAWGLPADLAGLADHRVRIPIHGLAESLNLATAAALCLYASARARR, from the coding sequence ATGACACTCCTGGGCGCGGGCAACGCCCGCGTGAAGGAGGCACGGAAGCTCAGCCGCCGCTCGGTCCGATCCGAGCGGCGGCTCTTCCTTGCCGACGGTCCGAAGGCCGTGGAGGGCGCGCTCGGCGTCCCCGACTGCGTCGTGGAGGTCTACGCGACACCCGACGCTGCCGCGCGGTACGCCGACCTGCTGGCCGGCACGGAACCGGTCCTGGTCGACGACCGCGCCCTCGCCTCGCTCAGTGACGCCACGACCCCCGCCGGCATCGTGGCGGTCTGCCACCACCTGGACCGGCCCCTGTCGCAGGTGCTGGCTCCCGACGGCCGCGACGACTCCCGGCTGGTCGCGATCTGCGCCGACGTGCGCGACCCCGGCAACGCCGGCACCGTCGTACGGACGGCCGACGCCGCCGGTGCCGGTGGCGTCGTGCTGGCCGGCGACTCCGTCGACGCGCACAACCCCAAGACCGTCCGGGCCAGCGTCGGCAGCGTGTTCCACGTCCCGTTCGCGCTCGAGCGTGACCCGGGCGCCGCCGTCCGTGCCGCGCAGCGGGCCGGACTCACGGTGCTGGCCGCCGACGGTGGGGGAGAGGTCGACCTCTTCGAGGCGGACGAGCTGTTGGCGGGTCCGACCGCGTGGCTGTTCGGCAACGAGGCCTGGGGGCTCCCAGCCGACCTCGCCGGTCTCGCCGATCACCGCGTCCGGATTCCGATACACGGGCTCGCGGAGAGCCTCAACCTCGCCACCGCTGCCGCGTTGTGCCTGTACGCCTCCGCGCGGGCACGGCGCTGA
- the rplT gene encoding 50S ribosomal protein L20 yields MARVKRAVNSHKKRRTTLDRASGYRGQRSRLYRKAKEQVTHSLVYSYNDRRKKKGNFRKLWIQRINAAARAEGLTYNRFIQGLNLAGVEVDRKVLADLAVNEPAAFSKLVAQAKEALPADVNAPSEASA; encoded by the coding sequence ATGGCACGTGTCAAGCGCGCAGTGAACAGCCACAAGAAGCGCCGCACCACCCTGGACCGCGCGAGCGGCTACCGGGGCCAGCGGTCGCGCCTCTACCGCAAGGCCAAGGAGCAGGTCACCCACTCGCTGGTCTACTCCTACAACGACCGCCGCAAGAAGAAGGGCAACTTCCGCAAGCTGTGGATCCAGCGGATCAACGCCGCTGCCCGCGCGGAGGGCCTGACCTACAACCGCTTCATCCAGGGCCTGAACCTGGCCGGCGTCGAGGTCGACCGCAAGGTCCTGGCCGACCTCGCCGTCAACGAGCCGGCTGCCTTCAGCAAGCTCGTCGCGCAGGCCAAGGAGGCCCTGCCCGCGGACGTCAACGCGCCGTCCGAGGCCTCGGCCTGA
- the rpmI gene encoding 50S ribosomal protein L35 translates to MPKNKTHSGAKKRFKVTGSGKIRRGKAGMRHNLGHKSSRVKRRMSGTTEVAANDTAQAKKLLGR, encoded by the coding sequence ATGCCGAAGAACAAGACGCACTCCGGAGCCAAGAAGCGGTTCAAGGTGACCGGCTCGGGCAAGATCCGCCGGGGCAAGGCCGGCATGCGACACAACCTCGGCCACAAGTCCTCGCGGGTCAAGCGCCGGATGAGCGGCACCACCGAGGTCGCGGCCAACGACACCGCCCAGGCCAAGAAGCTGCTCGGCCGCTGA
- the infC gene encoding translation initiation factor IF-3: MPEVRLVGPNGETVGIVPTDQAFKLAQEADLDLVEIAPMGKPPVCKLMDYGKFKYENAQKARESRRNQTNVVIKEMKLRPKIDTHDYETKKGHVVRFLQAGDKVKITIMFRGREQHRPELGFRLLQQLAEDVEELGFVESRPKQDGRNMTMVLGPHKKKSEAKAEAKAAKAAKAAEQAEHDADDTAERAERKQRAAKKKAKKRNEALDPDMDL, encoded by the coding sequence GTGCCCGAGGTCCGACTCGTGGGCCCCAACGGCGAGACGGTCGGCATCGTGCCGACCGACCAGGCCTTCAAGCTGGCCCAGGAGGCCGACCTGGACCTGGTCGAGATCGCGCCGATGGGCAAGCCTCCCGTCTGCAAGCTCATGGACTACGGGAAGTTCAAGTACGAGAACGCCCAGAAGGCCCGTGAGTCGCGACGGAACCAGACCAACGTGGTCATCAAGGAGATGAAGCTCCGGCCCAAGATCGACACCCACGACTACGAGACCAAGAAGGGTCACGTCGTGCGGTTCCTCCAGGCCGGGGACAAGGTCAAGATCACCATCATGTTCCGCGGTCGCGAGCAGCACCGTCCCGAGCTCGGGTTCCGGCTGCTGCAGCAGCTGGCCGAGGACGTGGAGGAGCTCGGCTTCGTCGAGTCCCGTCCCAAGCAGGACGGCCGCAACATGACGATGGTGCTCGGCCCGCACAAGAAGAAGTCCGAGGCCAAGGCCGAGGCGAAGGCGGCCAAGGCCGCGAAGGCGGCCGAGCAGGCCGAGCACGACGCCGACGACACCGCCGAGCGTGCCGAGCGCAAGCAGCGGGCCGCCAAGAAGAAGGCCAAGAAGCGCAACGAGGCCCTCGACCCCGACATGGACCTCTAG
- a CDS encoding SseB family protein — MTESARRLQGSAYTDDDGSADPVLGAALARQAADDAAYPVALAALAGARVLVPVVAVLGEVEYDDRGLARDKSSDMAAVLMTGADGRRALLAFTDTAALATWDPDARPVPVSAVLAAQTAAQEGADALVVDVAGPHRFVVSGPDLHRLAAGWRPVRLADGGWGWLTEDSAPAE; from the coding sequence GTGACCGAATCCGCGCGCCGCCTGCAGGGCTCGGCCTACACCGACGACGACGGCTCCGCCGATCCCGTGCTCGGCGCCGCCCTCGCGAGGCAGGCCGCCGACGACGCGGCGTACCCGGTGGCGCTCGCGGCCCTGGCGGGTGCCCGCGTGCTGGTGCCCGTGGTGGCGGTCCTCGGCGAGGTGGAGTACGACGACCGCGGCCTCGCGCGGGACAAGTCCAGCGACATGGCCGCGGTCCTGATGACCGGCGCCGACGGCCGCCGAGCCCTGCTCGCCTTCACCGACACCGCGGCGTTGGCGACCTGGGACCCCGACGCGCGACCGGTACCCGTCTCCGCGGTGCTCGCCGCGCAGACCGCGGCCCAGGAGGGCGCCGACGCATTGGTGGTCGACGTCGCCGGCCCCCACCGGTTCGTGGTGAGCGGCCCGGACCTGCACCGACTCGCGGCCGGATGGCGTCCCGTGCGTCTGGCCGACGGCGGCTGGGGCTGGCTCACCGAGGATTCGGCGCCGGCGGAATGA
- a CDS encoding amino acid deaminase/aldolase has product MPATTRDPAGRDRLARRLDAALATIPTPMGGPPFVVDLDAFDANADDLARRAAGVPIRVASKSLRVPALVRRALAHPGFAGVLAYTLAEALWLEEEGVSDDLVVAYPSVDRDALARLVASPRAASRITLMVDDPAHLDLVDAVRSSAAVPVRVAVDVDAGLHWGNQVVGPKRSPLHDTVDVVRLARTVTERPGFSLVGVMTYEGQVAGVPDEVPHQRAKSLLVRRVKDASVAQLRVRREQLTRALARVGDLEFFNAGGSGSIEVSAGDPSVTEVTAGSGLLVPALFDHYQSFDPRPASFFGLPVTRRPSAEVATVHGGGLIASGAAGKDRLPLPWAPADLHLTGLEGAGEVQTPLTGRGAARLRIGDRVWFRHAKSGEPFEHTAAVHLVSGETVVETVPTYRGHGLAF; this is encoded by the coding sequence GTGCCTGCCACCACCCGTGACCCCGCCGGTCGGGACCGTCTCGCCCGTCGGCTCGACGCCGCGCTCGCCACGATCCCGACGCCCATGGGTGGGCCACCGTTCGTGGTGGACCTCGATGCGTTCGACGCCAACGCCGACGACCTCGCCCGCCGTGCTGCCGGCGTACCGATCCGGGTCGCGTCGAAGTCACTGCGCGTGCCGGCACTGGTCCGCCGTGCCCTCGCCCACCCGGGCTTCGCCGGCGTGCTCGCCTACACGCTCGCGGAGGCGCTGTGGTTGGAAGAGGAGGGCGTCAGCGACGACCTGGTGGTCGCCTATCCGAGCGTGGACCGGGACGCGCTCGCGCGCCTCGTCGCCTCGCCGCGGGCCGCGTCGCGCATCACGCTGATGGTCGACGACCCCGCCCACCTGGACCTGGTCGACGCCGTGCGGTCCTCGGCGGCCGTGCCGGTGCGGGTCGCCGTCGACGTCGACGCGGGCCTGCACTGGGGCAACCAGGTGGTCGGCCCGAAGCGCTCCCCGCTGCACGACACCGTCGACGTCGTCCGCCTGGCGCGGACGGTGACCGAGCGGCCGGGGTTCAGCCTGGTCGGGGTGATGACCTACGAGGGGCAGGTCGCGGGCGTTCCCGACGAGGTGCCGCACCAGCGCGCGAAGTCGCTGCTGGTCCGCCGCGTCAAGGACGCCTCGGTCGCGCAGCTCCGCGTGCGTCGGGAGCAGCTGACCCGCGCCCTGGCCCGGGTGGGTGACCTGGAGTTCTTCAACGCCGGCGGCTCGGGCTCGATCGAGGTCTCCGCCGGCGACCCCTCGGTCACCGAGGTCACCGCCGGGTCCGGGCTCCTCGTCCCCGCGCTGTTCGACCACTACCAGTCCTTCGACCCCCGACCCGCGTCCTTCTTCGGCCTCCCCGTGACCCGCCGGCCCTCCGCCGAGGTGGCGACCGTGCACGGCGGCGGGCTCATCGCGTCGGGGGCGGCCGGCAAGGACCGGCTGCCGCTCCCCTGGGCACCCGCCGACCTGCACCTCACCGGACTGGAGGGAGCCGGCGAGGTGCAGACGCCACTGACCGGGCGCGGCGCGGCCCGCCTGCGCATCGGCGACCGGGTGTGGTTCCGCCACGCGAAGTCCGGCGAGCCGTTCGAGCACACCGCTGCGGTGCACCTGGTCAGTGGGGAGACCGTGGTCGAGACCGTGCCGACCTACCGGGGCCATGGCCTCGCCTTCTGA
- a CDS encoding uridine kinase family protein — protein sequence MASPSDIAAAVRAEAAERAPTLGATRLVCIDGPAGAGKTTVAAAFAEQEPTARVLHMDDLYDGWAGLPTVDRQLATLLEPLAAGLAGHYRRYDWYAAAPAEEVTVTPCRWLVLEGVGAGHRRFAELHTVLVWLTAPVPERHRRWVAREGSTYRWEGWRRDEEAHFATDGTEQRADLVFRT from the coding sequence ATGGCCTCGCCTTCTGACATCGCCGCCGCCGTCCGCGCGGAGGCGGCCGAGCGGGCGCCCACCCTCGGGGCGACGCGGCTGGTCTGCATCGACGGCCCCGCGGGCGCGGGCAAGACCACGGTCGCGGCGGCGTTCGCCGAACAGGAGCCGACAGCACGCGTGCTCCACATGGACGACCTCTACGACGGCTGGGCCGGCCTGCCCACCGTCGACCGGCAGCTCGCGACGCTGTTGGAGCCGTTGGCGGCCGGCCTCGCGGGCCACTACCGCCGCTACGACTGGTACGCCGCGGCCCCGGCCGAGGAGGTCACCGTCACGCCGTGCCGCTGGCTGGTGCTCGAGGGCGTCGGCGCCGGTCACCGCCGGTTCGCCGAACTGCACACGGTGCTGGTCTGGCTCACCGCGCCCGTGCCGGAACGGCACCGCCGCTGGGTCGCTCGGGAGGGGTCGACGTACCGCTGGGAGGGGTGGCGGCGCGACGAGGAGGCGCACTTCGCGACCGACGGCACCGAACAGCGCGCCGACCTGGTGTTTCGGACCTGA
- a CDS encoding PH domain-containing protein, producing MPALSVQPRTWRPLGPRIAAAVFSAVLVGAFAYLWLSFDQETKEEVNLVQRITVVVMVGVGVALLHALARSKVVARDSGLVLVNGYRRREYEWAEIIAIRMPPGAPWPTLDLADGTTVSVLGIHGSDGRRATEAVRELKGLLDPG from the coding sequence ATGCCGGCTCTGAGCGTGCAGCCCCGCACCTGGCGCCCGCTCGGGCCGCGGATCGCCGCCGCGGTGTTCTCCGCGGTCCTGGTCGGTGCGTTCGCCTACCTCTGGCTCAGCTTCGACCAGGAGACCAAGGAGGAGGTCAACCTCGTCCAGCGGATCACCGTGGTCGTCATGGTCGGGGTCGGCGTGGCGCTGCTCCACGCCCTCGCGCGCTCGAAGGTCGTCGCGCGCGACTCCGGACTGGTGCTGGTCAACGGCTACCGACGTCGCGAGTACGAGTGGGCCGAGATCATCGCGATCCGGATGCCACCCGGAGCACCGTGGCCCACGCTGGACCTCGCCGACGGCACGACCGTCTCGGTGCTGGGCATCCACGGCTCGGACGGTCGGCGCGCGACCGAGGCGGTGCGCGAGCTCAAGGGGCTGCTGGACCCGGGCTGA
- the hisG gene encoding ATP phosphoribosyltransferase encodes MTRLKIAIPNKGSLSTAATEILRESGYKQRSDAKELRLLDVENDVEFFYLRPRDIALYVGEGTLDVGITGRDLLQDSGAHAEEIMPLEFGRSTFRFAGPQGAFTDVADLAGKRIATSYTGVVRSHLAEKGIEAEVIRLDGAVETSIQLGVADAIADVVETGGTLRRAGLDIFGEPILESEAVLIARSGDHAPAFEVFKRRLDGVLLARGYVMMDYDIRESDVERAVALTPGIEAPTISPLGKPGWVAVRAMVRRSGSQRLMDELWEVGARAILLTDIHACRL; translated from the coding sequence ATGACCCGCCTCAAGATCGCGATCCCGAACAAGGGATCGCTCTCCACCGCCGCGACCGAGATCCTGCGCGAGTCCGGCTACAAGCAGCGCAGCGACGCCAAGGAGCTGCGCCTGCTCGACGTCGAGAACGATGTGGAGTTTTTCTACCTGCGCCCGCGCGACATCGCGCTCTACGTGGGCGAGGGCACCCTCGACGTCGGCATCACCGGCCGCGACCTGCTGCAGGACTCCGGCGCCCACGCCGAGGAGATCATGCCGCTGGAGTTCGGTCGCAGCACCTTCCGTTTCGCCGGCCCGCAGGGTGCGTTCACCGACGTGGCCGACCTCGCGGGCAAGCGCATCGCGACCTCCTACACCGGCGTCGTGCGCAGTCACCTGGCCGAGAAGGGCATCGAGGCCGAGGTCATCCGGCTCGACGGTGCCGTGGAGACCAGCATCCAGCTCGGCGTCGCCGACGCCATCGCCGACGTCGTCGAGACCGGCGGCACGCTCCGCCGCGCCGGGCTCGACATCTTCGGCGAGCCGATCCTGGAGTCCGAGGCCGTGCTGATCGCCCGCTCCGGCGACCACGCACCGGCGTTCGAGGTGTTCAAGCGCCGCCTGGACGGCGTCCTGCTGGCGCGCGGCTACGTGATGATGGACTACGACATCCGCGAGTCCGACGTCGAGCGAGCGGTCGCCCTCACCCCGGGCATCGAGGCCCCCACCATCTCGCCGCTGGGCAAGCCGGGCTGGGTCGCCGTCCGCGCGATGGTGCGACGCAGTGGCTCCCAGCGCCTCATGGACGAGCTGTGGGAGGTCGGCGCCCGCGCCATCCTGCTGACCGACATCCACGCATGCCGGCTCTGA
- a CDS encoding phosphoribosyl-ATP diphosphatase, protein MKTFDELWVELKGRAAARPEGSSTVALLDAGVHGVGKKLVEEAAESWMAAEHEGKERTAEEISQLLYHAQVLMLASGIELSDVYDYL, encoded by the coding sequence GTGAAGACGTTCGATGAGCTCTGGGTCGAGCTGAAGGGCCGGGCGGCCGCCCGCCCCGAGGGCTCCAGCACCGTCGCGCTGCTGGACGCCGGCGTCCATGGGGTCGGCAAGAAGCTGGTCGAGGAGGCCGCCGAGTCCTGGATGGCGGCCGAGCACGAGGGCAAGGAGCGCACGGCCGAGGAGATCAGCCAGCTGCTCTACCACGCCCAGGTGCTGATGCTCGCCAGCGGCATCGAGCTCTCCGACGTCTACGACTACCTCTGA
- the ribH gene encoding 6,7-dimethyl-8-ribityllumazine synthase, translated as MAGHGAPSTEPVDCGDLRVAVVAASWHTEVMDGLLAGTRRALADHRVVDAEEVRVPGTFELPVVAAELAATHDAVITLGVVIRGGTPHFDYVCSAATDGLTRVGLDTGTPIGFGVLTCDTEQQALDRAGLAGSREDKGYEATAAALATARLLSGLRASGTTGRLSAREDVR; from the coding sequence ATGGCTGGACACGGCGCCCCCTCCACCGAGCCGGTCGACTGCGGTGACCTGCGGGTCGCCGTGGTGGCCGCGAGCTGGCACACCGAGGTCATGGACGGCCTGCTCGCCGGCACCCGGCGTGCCCTGGCCGACCACCGGGTCGTCGACGCCGAGGAGGTCCGCGTGCCGGGGACGTTCGAGCTGCCCGTCGTGGCGGCCGAGCTGGCCGCGACCCACGACGCGGTGATCACCCTCGGCGTCGTCATCCGCGGCGGTACGCCGCACTTCGACTACGTCTGCTCGGCCGCCACCGACGGGCTCACCCGGGTCGGGCTGGACACCGGCACGCCGATCGGCTTCGGCGTGCTCACGTGCGACACCGAGCAGCAGGCACTCGACCGCGCCGGCCTCGCCGGCTCCCGGGAGGACAAGGGGTACGAGGCCACCGCTGCCGCACTCGCGACCGCCCGGCTCCTGTCGGGTCTCCGGGCGTCCGGGACGACCGGTAGGCTGAGCGCCCGTGAAGACGTTCGATGA
- a CDS encoding bifunctional 3,4-dihydroxy-2-butanone-4-phosphate synthase/GTP cyclohydrolase II encodes MTVRLDSVERAIEDIAAGRAVIVVDDEDRENEGDIIFAASKATPELMAFTIRHSSGVICVPMPGDMLDRLEIPLMTPHNRDAYRTAYTISVDARDGVTTGISAADRAHTARVLADSATEPWDLTRPGHVFPLRYREGGVLVRRGHTEAAVDLANLAGLTPAGVLVEVVNEDGTMKRSPELREFADEHGLAMISIEDLVRYRRRHEVHVVREAETRLPTRHGDFTAVGYTITVDGSEHVALVYGDPADLADGEPVLTRVHSECLTGDVFGSNRCDCGPQLEEAMARIVEEGRGVVVYLRGHEGRGIGLVAKLQAYQLQDGGRDTVDANLELGLPADARHYGAATQVLRDLGVGRVRLLTNNPDKISNLEEYGVTVTERVPLTPHPNDHNLSYLLTKRDRMGHELPDLATADETRGA; translated from the coding sequence ATGACCGTGCGCCTGGACTCCGTCGAGCGGGCGATCGAGGACATCGCGGCCGGCAGGGCCGTGATCGTCGTCGACGACGAGGACCGAGAGAACGAGGGTGACATCATCTTCGCGGCCAGCAAGGCCACGCCGGAGCTGATGGCCTTCACCATCCGCCACAGCAGCGGCGTCATCTGCGTCCCGATGCCCGGCGACATGCTCGACCGGCTCGAGATCCCACTGATGACGCCGCACAACCGCGACGCCTACCGGACGGCGTACACGATCTCGGTCGACGCCCGCGACGGCGTCACCACCGGGATCTCCGCCGCCGACCGCGCGCACACCGCGCGGGTGCTGGCGGACTCGGCGACGGAGCCGTGGGACCTCACCCGTCCCGGGCACGTCTTCCCGCTGCGCTACCGCGAGGGCGGCGTCCTGGTGCGGCGCGGCCACACCGAGGCGGCCGTCGACCTGGCCAACCTCGCCGGCCTCACGCCGGCCGGCGTGCTGGTGGAGGTCGTCAACGAGGACGGCACGATGAAGCGCTCGCCCGAGTTACGCGAGTTCGCCGACGAGCACGGCCTGGCGATGATCTCCATCGAGGACCTGGTGCGCTACCGGCGCCGCCACGAGGTCCACGTGGTCCGGGAGGCCGAGACGCGGCTGCCCACGCGCCACGGCGACTTCACCGCGGTGGGCTACACGATCACCGTCGACGGCAGCGAGCACGTCGCGCTGGTGTACGGCGACCCCGCCGACCTGGCCGACGGCGAGCCGGTGCTGACCCGGGTGCACTCGGAGTGCCTCACCGGCGACGTCTTCGGCAGCAACCGCTGCGACTGCGGACCCCAGCTGGAGGAGGCGATGGCCCGCATCGTGGAGGAGGGCCGCGGCGTGGTCGTCTACCTGCGTGGCCACGAGGGCCGCGGCATCGGCCTGGTCGCGAAGCTGCAGGCCTACCAGCTCCAGGACGGCGGCCGCGACACCGTCGACGCCAACCTCGAGCTGGGCCTGCCCGCCGACGCCCGCCACTACGGGGCCGCGACCCAGGTGCTGCGCGACCTTGGCGTGGGCAGGGTGCGGCTGCTGACCAACAACCCCGACAAGATCAGCAACCTCGAGGAGTACGGCGTCACCGTCACCGAGCGCGTGCCGCTCACGCCGCACCCCAACGATCACAACCTGTCCTACCTGCTGACCAAGCGCGACCGGATGGGGCACGAGCTGCCCGACCTGGCCACCGCCGACGAGACCCGAGGAGCCTGA
- a CDS encoding riboflavin synthase, translating to MFTGIIEELGTVAAIEDQGDAVRLAISCETVLTDAALGDSIAVNGCCLTVAGIDDCDQRIGTFTADVMAETLRRTSTGQLSVGDRVNLERAVTAEKRLGGHIVQGHVDGVGRIVSREPSEHWDVVEIAHPDEGDLGRYLVDKGSITVDGTSLTVVEARPTSFTVSLIPETLQRTTLGFRRAGDPVNLEVDVLAKHVEKLVRAYSAAPAAQRDVEGNDR from the coding sequence ATGTTCACCGGCATCATCGAGGAACTCGGCACCGTCGCCGCGATCGAGGACCAGGGCGACGCCGTCCGGCTGGCGATCTCGTGCGAGACCGTGCTGACCGATGCGGCGCTGGGCGACTCCATCGCCGTCAACGGCTGCTGCCTGACCGTCGCCGGCATCGACGACTGCGACCAGCGCATCGGCACCTTCACCGCCGACGTCATGGCCGAGACGCTGCGCCGCACCTCCACGGGGCAGCTGTCGGTGGGGGACCGGGTGAACCTGGAGCGCGCCGTCACCGCGGAGAAGCGACTCGGCGGCCACATCGTGCAGGGCCACGTCGACGGTGTCGGACGGATCGTCTCCCGCGAGCCCAGCGAGCACTGGGACGTGGTCGAGATCGCCCACCCCGACGAGGGGGACCTGGGCCGCTACCTGGTCGACAAGGGCTCGATCACTGTCGACGGCACCTCGCTCACGGTGGTGGAGGCGCGACCGACCTCCTTCACCGTGAGCCTGATCCCCGAGACCCTGCAGCGGACCACCCTGGGGTTCCGCCGCGCCGGCGACCCCGTCAACCTCGAGGTCGACGTGCTCGCCAAACATGTCGAGAAGCTCGTTCGCGCCTACTCGGCCGCCCCGGCCGCGCAGCGCGACGTGGAAGGGAACGACCGATGA